The Amycolatopsis endophytica genome includes the window CCTCGGCAGCGCCCGCGCTCAGGACCGTGGACCCGCGCAGCTCCGCGATGCCGGCCTCGACGTTCGGCTCACTCGTGCACGGAGTGCCGTTGTCCGACCCGTACACCATGTGGTCCTCACCCACGAGACGCACCGCGGGCCAGAGCAGGCTGTCCGCGCTCGACGCGGCGGTGTCGACGTAGAGCCGAGCGGTCTGCTCCCGCAGCTCCTCCTGGGTGAGGCCGTTCGGGTTCGGCACCCAGACCTCGGTGCCGAGCCGGGTGAGCCTGCCGGACAGCGCGGGGAACGCACCTCCGCAGTGCCCGAGCACCACGAGCAGGTCCGGGTGTCGCCGGAAGACGCCCGCGTAGAGCATGTCGATGACGCTACGGGCGGTGTCGAAGGCGACCTCGACCAGCGGGCTCGGCCTGCCCTGCGAGGCGGGGGCGTGCGCGTCCGGGTGGATCAGAACCGGGTTCCCCCGCCGCTCCAGCTCCCCCCACAGCGGCTCCAGCTCGGGCACACCGAGATGCACACCGGCGAACGGCGCGAGGAGCAGGTAGCCGTCCGCGCCGAGGTCGTCGGCCCGCCGCAGCTCGGCCACCGCGGCTTCGACGTCGTCAGTCGGCAGGGCCGCCAGCAGACCGAACCGGTCCGGGTGCTCGGCTACGAGCGAGGCGCCGTACCGGTTCGACGCGGTGATGCCGGACCGGACCTGCTCGGCGCTCGACGCACCGTGCACCCGCGGGACCTGGCTCAGCATCTGCATGGCGACACCGATCCGGTCCATGTGCCACAGGGTCCGGTCCTTGTCCCAGACGTAGGGCTCGGGCATCGTGAAGCACTCGTCGTACATCGCCTGCCAGACGGCCCGGACCTGCTCCGGGGTGCCCGGCGGGCTGAAGTGCGCGTGGATGTCCAACCAGCCTGATGACATCTGATCCTCCTTCCCCGTCCGGATCGCCTAGGCGATCCGGACGAGCTTCCAGTTGACGAACTCGGTGATCCCGAAATCGGAGAGACCGCGGCCGTACCCCGAGTTCTTCACTCCGCCCCACGGGAGGGTCGGACCGGCTTCACCGCCCCGGTTGATGAAGACCATCCCGACCTCCAGCTGCGCCGCGATCCGCTCGGCCCGTGCCACGTCGGCGGAGACCACCGTGCTGCCGAGCCCGAAGTCGGAGTCGTTCGCCAGCGCGACGGCCTCCTCGTCGCTGTCCACCCGGAACACCATCGCGACTTGCGCGAAGATCTCCTGCCGGAAGACGGGGTTCTCCGGCGTGACGCCGGTGAGCACGGTCGGCTCCAGGAAGTAGCCCGTGCGGTCGATCCGCTTGCCACCCACGGCCACGGTCGCCCCGTGTTCGCGGGCGAGCTCGATCTGATCGAGGACGCGATCGAGCGCGTTCTCTCCCACCAACGGCCCGAAGTCGGTGGCCTCGTCCATGGGGTCGCCCGGCTCCATCGCGGCGAAGGCGGCGGTGAACCTCTGGAGGAAGGCGTCGTAGAGGCTGCTGTGGACGATGAACCGCTTGGCCGCGGCGCACGCCTGACCGGTGTTCATGGTCCGCGCGGCCACGGCGAGCGGCACCGCGAGGTCGAGGTCGGCGTCGTCCAGCACGAGGAACGGGTCGCTGCCACCGAGCTCGAGGGTGGCCCGCTTCAGCGACCGCCCGGCGGCCGCGGCCACCGCGGACCCGGCGCGCTCGCTGCCGGTGAGGGCGACGCCCGTGATCCGGCGGTCCGCGATGACCCGGGCCGACTGCTCGTCGGTGAGGAAGACGTTCGTGTAGAGACCCTGCGGGGCGCCTGCGTCGAGGAAGACCTTCTCGACGGCCAGCGCGCACCCGGGCACGCTCGGCGCGTGCTTCATCACGACGGTGTTGCCCGCCATCATCACCGGCGCGGCGATGCGCAGGAGCTGGAAGTACGGGAAGTTCCACGGCTCGATGCCGAAGATCACCCCGAGCGGGGCGGCGTCGACGCGGGCCGTGCCGTCGGGCACCTCGATGGTCTTCGGCGCCAGGATCCGTTCGGCCTCGGTCGCGTAGTAACGCAGGATCGGCACGCACAGGTCGATCTCCCACAGGAGCTCGATGTAGCGCTTGCCCATCTCGGTCGTCGCGAGTCGAGCGAGCTCCTCGCGGCGCTCGTGGAGGAGGTCGGCCGCGGCGGACAACACCTTGCCGCGCTCGGCGAACGAGGCGCGGCTCCACTCCCGGTAGGTGGCGTCCGCGCGGATCAGCACCTCCTCCAGCTGCGCGTCGGTGTGTTCGGCGTATTCGGCGACCACGTCCTCGGTGTACGGGTTGACGGACCGGTAGGTCATGCCTGTTCCTCCTGTGTCGGTTCGCGGGCCGGAACCCTGTCGACCACGCTGGCAGCGGGCGGTCGAGGCATCCAGGTGGGCGTTATCCGCGTTCCCGCAGAGCCACCTCGGTACCGCCGCCCCGGCGTAGGCTCGGGATCATGTCCGGCAACGAGTTCGGGGCGTTCCTGCGGGCGCGGCGCGACAGGCTTCGGCCCACCGAGGTCGACCTGCCGACCGCGGGCCGCAGACGGGTGCCCGGCCTGCGCCGCGAGGAGGTGGCGATCCTCGCCGGGGTGAGCGTCGACTACTACAGCAAGCTGGAGCAGGGGCACGTTGCCGGCGCCTCCGCGGAGATCCTCGATGCCGTGGCCGACGCGCTGCGCCTCGACCCCACCGAGCGCGCGCACCTGCACCGCCTCGCCCGGCCGGTCGCGCCGCACCGGCGGACGCGGACGTCGTCGTCCGTCACGGCGCGGCCGGGCCTGCGCCGCCTGCTCGACCTGATGGCGGATGTCCCCGCCGTGATCGTCGGCCCGTCCTTCAGCCAGCTGGCATGGAACCACCTGGCCGACGCGCTGTTCGGCCTCTCCGCGCTCGAGCGGGCGGGCCGAACCTTCCCGCAGCATCTCTTTCTCGACCCGGCAGCCCGCACGCTGTACCCGGACTGGCCGGACGTCGCCACCGAGGCTGTGGACTACATTCGGTTCAGCGCCGGTCTCGACCCGGACGACCCGGAGATCCGGGCGGTGGTCGGCGAGCTGTCCGTGAAGAGCCCGGAGTTCCGGACACTGTGGAACAGGCAGACGGTGCGGGACAAGACGTTCGGTCGCAAGCGGCTGCAGCACGGGCTCGTTGGCCCACTGGAGCTGAGCTTCGAGACGTTCAGCCTGCCAGGCGAGAGCCGGCGCGCCCTGATCACCTACACGACCGAGCCGGGGTCGCCGTCGGAGGAGCGGCTGCGGCTGCTGGCCAGCTGGACGGCTGAGCAGGCGACGGGGCCGGGAGCGCACGCGGAGCCCGAGACCTCCACCGACTGACCGCGCGCCCCGCGGTGTCGGCATCAGCCCCGCATCCATTCGGCGGCCCGCTCGGCGATCGCGAGCACTGTCGCATTCGTGTTGGCCGACACGATCGTCGGCATCACCGAGGCGTCCGCCACCCGGAGGTTCTCGATTCCGTTCACCCGCAGCTCGGTGTCGACGACGGCGCCGGGGTCGTTGCCGAGCCTGCAGGTCCCCACCGGGTGGAAGTAGGTCGTCGCGGCGCGCTGGACGTAGGCTGCGAGCGCCCGCTCGTCGTCGACCTCGGGACCGGGCAGCACCTCCTCGTCGCGCAAGTGCGCCAACGCGGCGCTCTCGCCGATCCGGCGGGCCAGTCGCAGCCCGGCGACCATCGTGTCGAGGTCCCGCGGGTCTTCGAAGTAGCGAGGGTCCACGCACGGCGGGGCGGCCGGGTCCGCCGAGGACAGGGAGACCGTGCCGCGGCTGTGCGGCTGGAGCTGGCTGACGAGCAGGGTGAACCCGTGCGCGGGGCCCTCGGACACCGCGGGGTGGAAGGGGATGTCGCCGAACAGGATCTGCACGTCCGGCTGGGCGAGATCCGCGCGGGTGCGCAGGGCCGCGAGCGCGTCACAGTACACGTTGGGCGAGCGCGGGAGCTGCTCCCTGGTGGCGTAGACGACCCCCGCGAGCACGTGGTCCTGCAGGTTGCGGCCGACCTCGGGAGCGTGCGCGCGGACCGTGATCCCGTGCCGTTCGAGCTCGGCGGCGGGTCCCACCCCGGACAGCATGAGCAGCTGCGGCGAGCCGATCGCGCCCGCACTGAGCACCACCTGCCCGGCGTGGACCGTCCGGAGCTCGCCGTCGACCACGTACTCCGCACCGGTGCAGCGTCCGTCCTCGATGAGCAGGGACCGCACCGCGCCACCGCACACGACACGCAGGTTCGGCCGATGCCCCCACGGCCGGAGGTATGCCTCATAGGCGGACTGCCGGGCGCCGCCGGTGATCGTGAAGTCCAGCCACGCGCCGCCCTCCTGGTCGCGGCCGTTGAGGTCCTCCGACAGCGGGAGCCCCAGCTCGGCCAGCGCCGCCAGGCAACCCTGCGAAACCGGGTGGCGCACCTCGACCGGGCCGACCCGCATCGGGCCGCCCAGGCCGCGGAGCCGCTCGTCACGCCCGGTGGTGTGCTCGGTCCGCCG containing:
- a CDS encoding amidohydrolase family protein: MSSGWLDIHAHFSPPGTPEQVRAVWQAMYDECFTMPEPYVWDKDRTLWHMDRIGVAMQMLSQVPRVHGASSAEQVRSGITASNRYGASLVAEHPDRFGLLAALPTDDVEAAVAELRRADDLGADGYLLLAPFAGVHLGVPELEPLWGELERRGNPVLIHPDAHAPASQGRPSPLVEVAFDTARSVIDMLYAGVFRRHPDLLVVLGHCGGAFPALSGRLTRLGTEVWVPNPNGLTQEELREQTARLYVDTAASSADSLLWPAVRLVGEDHMVYGSDNGTPCTSEPNVEAGIAELRGSTVLSAGAAEAIGRRGFEIFPEAARRAGVTVRVGSSS
- a CDS encoding aldehyde dehydrogenase family protein, which gives rise to MTYRSVNPYTEDVVAEYAEHTDAQLEEVLIRADATYREWSRASFAERGKVLSAAADLLHERREELARLATTEMGKRYIELLWEIDLCVPILRYYATEAERILAPKTIEVPDGTARVDAAPLGVIFGIEPWNFPYFQLLRIAAPVMMAGNTVVMKHAPSVPGCALAVEKVFLDAGAPQGLYTNVFLTDEQSARVIADRRITGVALTGSERAGSAVAAAAGRSLKRATLELGGSDPFLVLDDADLDLAVPLAVAARTMNTGQACAAAKRFIVHSSLYDAFLQRFTAAFAAMEPGDPMDEATDFGPLVGENALDRVLDQIELAREHGATVAVGGKRIDRTGYFLEPTVLTGVTPENPVFRQEIFAQVAMVFRVDSDEEAVALANDSDFGLGSTVVSADVARAERIAAQLEVGMVFINRGGEAGPTLPWGGVKNSGYGRGLSDFGITEFVNWKLVRIA
- a CDS encoding helix-turn-helix transcriptional regulator, with the translated sequence MSGNEFGAFLRARRDRLRPTEVDLPTAGRRRVPGLRREEVAILAGVSVDYYSKLEQGHVAGASAEILDAVADALRLDPTERAHLHRLARPVAPHRRTRTSSSVTARPGLRRLLDLMADVPAVIVGPSFSQLAWNHLADALFGLSALERAGRTFPQHLFLDPAARTLYPDWPDVATEAVDYIRFSAGLDPDDPEIRAVVGELSVKSPEFRTLWNRQTVRDKTFGRKRLQHGLVGPLELSFETFSLPGESRRALITYTTEPGSPSEERLRLLASWTAEQATGPGAHAEPETSTD
- a CDS encoding GMC family oxidoreductase, whose product is MMISTDERSDVVVVGGGSAGSVIASRLSENPDRTVTVLEAGYGSGPEAMMIPSRWPELLGSEIDWGLTTARQPLLGGRMVPYPRGKVLGGCSSINVMVHLRGHRLDYDGWAAGGAHGWSYDELLPYFRRTEHTTGRDERLRGLGGPMRVGPVEVRHPVSQGCLAALAELGLPLSEDLNGRDQEGGAWLDFTITGGARQSAYEAYLRPWGHRPNLRVVCGGAVRSLLIEDGRCTGAEYVVDGELRTVHAGQVVLSAGAIGSPQLLMLSGVGPAAELERHGITVRAHAPEVGRNLQDHVLAGVVYATREQLPRSPNVYCDALAALRTRADLAQPDVQILFGDIPFHPAVSEGPAHGFTLLVSQLQPHSRGTVSLSSADPAAPPCVDPRYFEDPRDLDTMVAGLRLARRIGESAALAHLRDEEVLPGPEVDDERALAAYVQRAATTYFHPVGTCRLGNDPGAVVDTELRVNGIENLRVADASVMPTIVSANTNATVLAIAERAAEWMRG